The following proteins are encoded in a genomic region of Desulfosporosinus youngiae DSM 17734:
- a CDS encoding RNA polymerase sigma factor yields the protein MELTDLELVNMTLMGDNKAYDELVKKYQTQVYLYICKIGCDPEDAKGVTQGVFLKAFLSLNKLKNPSKIRSWLYTIATNRYRNWERKNKYISVSIEDNIDYKDDITPEEMYLKKENVKEIKNVLDNLEDKYKEVLLLHYYHNYSYVQIAQITGLNIRTVETRIYRGRQLIRNRAAKIAL from the coding sequence ATGGAATTGACTGATCTTGAGCTGGTAAATATGACTTTAATGGGTGATAACAAAGCATACGATGAGTTGGTGAAAAAATACCAGACACAAGTATATCTGTATATTTGTAAGATTGGCTGCGATCCAGAGGATGCGAAGGGTGTGACCCAGGGAGTTTTTCTTAAAGCGTTCTTGTCATTAAATAAGTTAAAAAACCCCTCAAAAATAAGGTCCTGGCTGTATACAATCGCTACCAATAGATATCGCAACTGGGAGCGTAAAAATAAATATATCAGTGTTTCTATTGAAGATAATATAGACTACAAAGACGATATTACTCCCGAGGAAATGTATTTGAAAAAGGAAAATGTTAAAGAAATAAAGAATGTATTGGATAACCTGGAGGATAAATACAAAGAAGTCTTATTACTCCACTATTATCATAACTACAGTTATGTGCAAATTGCCCAAATAACCGGTTTAAATATTCGTACAGTGGAAACAAGAATATATCGGGGCAGACAATTAATAAGAAACCGGGCAGCGAAAATAGCATTATAA
- a CDS encoding tripartite tricarboxylate transporter permease, protein MQIDMIQQLQEAIIRTISPETLLWILIGVFVGIVFGALPGLTATTGVAIFTPLTFYMSFEVSMALLLGLFCGGYFAGSIPAILIKTPGAPGNAATIMDGYPMAAKGRAGEALALSTVSSVFGGIFSAVALVLFAPLLGNLATKFGSAEYFAIGVLGLVCVASVSGKSIVKGIAAAIFGMLLGSIGMDPISGVLRFTFGNPNLSGGIALVPALIGFFAITEVLLKVEDFSDINTQNILKVNKVLTNLKDCFKYKWLLVKSAVIGTLIGALPGTGPTIASWVSYNEAKRGSKNAKDFGTGIPEGIIASEASNNAVTGGAMIPLLTLGIPGDTVTAILLGALMVQGITPGPMLIEQNYGLVASILIILIIANLFMLGLGLLASKMFPYLVKTPQPILIPLIIVLCVVGGYANGSSYFDVQILMIMGIVGFILMKYGFPVPPIVLGLVLGPIIEPNFRRALISADMNPLIFFQRPISLTLIILTVAILYFLLKSPNK, encoded by the coding sequence ATGCAGATTGACATGATACAGCAGCTTCAAGAGGCAATTATAAGGACAATTTCACCGGAAACTCTTCTTTGGATATTAATCGGCGTTTTCGTAGGAATAGTGTTTGGGGCGCTGCCGGGCTTGACAGCAACAACAGGTGTGGCGATATTTACTCCTTTGACCTTTTATATGTCTTTTGAAGTTTCTATGGCACTTTTATTGGGTCTTTTTTGTGGCGGATACTTTGCGGGGAGTATTCCGGCAATTTTGATTAAAACACCTGGTGCTCCGGGAAACGCTGCGACCATTATGGACGGTTATCCAATGGCGGCAAAGGGCAGAGCGGGAGAGGCCTTAGCCTTGTCAACCGTTTCATCAGTTTTTGGCGGCATTTTTTCCGCAGTTGCCTTAGTATTGTTTGCCCCTTTATTAGGGAATTTGGCAACAAAATTTGGTTCTGCAGAGTATTTTGCCATCGGAGTTTTAGGCTTGGTATGTGTGGCCAGTGTTTCCGGAAAATCTATCGTTAAAGGAATTGCCGCAGCAATTTTCGGCATGCTTCTAGGATCTATTGGCATGGACCCCATCAGTGGTGTACTGCGCTTTACCTTTGGAAACCCAAATTTGAGCGGAGGTATCGCCTTAGTTCCGGCGCTGATTGGTTTTTTTGCTATTACAGAGGTTCTGTTAAAGGTAGAGGATTTCTCTGATATCAATACGCAAAATATATTGAAGGTAAACAAGGTATTAACTAATTTAAAAGATTGTTTTAAATACAAGTGGCTGCTGGTAAAAAGCGCTGTAATCGGTACTCTGATTGGGGCATTACCCGGTACAGGACCCACTATTGCCTCATGGGTCAGCTATAACGAAGCAAAAAGAGGTTCAAAAAATGCTAAAGATTTTGGGACGGGAATTCCGGAAGGAATAATTGCCAGTGAGGCCTCGAATAACGCCGTAACCGGCGGGGCGATGATTCCCTTATTGACCTTGGGCATCCCTGGAGATACCGTAACAGCTATTTTATTAGGTGCCCTGATGGTACAGGGTATCACCCCAGGGCCGATGCTGATAGAACAGAATTACGGTTTGGTTGCCTCCATTTTAATCATCCTGATTATTGCCAATTTATTCATGTTAGGTTTAGGTTTATTAGCCAGTAAAATGTTTCCCTATTTGGTAAAAACCCCGCAGCCTATCTTAATTCCCCTGATCATAGTCCTATGTGTCGTGGGAGGATATGCCAACGGAAGCTCATATTTTGATGTTCAAATCTTAATGATTATGGGTATTGTTGGATTTATTCTGATGAAATATGGTTTTCCGGTGCCGCCAATTGTCTTGGGATTAGTTCTGGGCCCGATTATTGAACCCAATTTTAGAAGGGCTCTTATTTCCGCAGATATGAACCCGCTCATTTTTTTCCAAAGGCCCATTAGTCTTACGTTAATCATATTAACTGTGGCTATATTGTATTTTTTACTAAAATCCCCCAATAAATAG
- a CDS encoding tripartite tricarboxylate transporter TctB family protein, which yields MHMRDQDITMGIGLVLLSVMGVGFSIQLPNDDFGLSPGFYPTFLFACLGVCGLILVWQGWRRSEKVPLPSFLNKRLLTIIVLLFSYIFLLQLIHFRAATFLFVLFTMYFLGTRKPVLLILVPASSTFIIYWLFVYVFKTAIV from the coding sequence ATGCATATGCGAGATCAGGACATCACAATGGGGATAGGTTTAGTACTGTTATCAGTGATGGGGGTTGGTTTTTCCATACAGCTTCCCAATGATGACTTTGGATTATCCCCAGGTTTTTATCCAACCTTTTTATTTGCCTGTTTAGGTGTTTGCGGACTTATTCTAGTTTGGCAGGGTTGGCGGAGGAGTGAGAAGGTTCCCTTACCCTCCTTTCTAAATAAGAGGCTTTTAACAATAATTGTACTTTTATTTAGTTATATCTTTTTACTGCAACTCATTCATTTTCGCGCTGCAACTTTTCTATTTGTTCTATTTACCATGTATTTTCTGGGTACCAGAAAACCTGTTTTACTGATATTGGTTCCTGCTTCCAGTACCTTTATTATTTATTGGTTATTTGTTTATGTTTTTAAGACTGCAATCGTGTAA
- a CDS encoding Bug family tripartite tricarboxylate transporter substrate binding protein — protein sequence MKKFSFVLLILILVFGVVGCTSNTPQTGPEKQEDQGAQAGYPTKAIQLIVPYAAGDNSDLSARTMADRVGSILSQPMVVVNKPGGGGSIGAAEVAKSAPDGHLILNGSYGLITAKPYMEEVGFSYESFKPIAQFTEIPLALAVGKNAPFRTLPEFVDYAKANPGKVRVSVPGAGTIQHITMLGFCKDLGIDMKVMPYEGGGPALTAVLSKDVDAIFVGAGVLVGQYTSGDIKVIGATSPERLDIMPDVPTFTEQGHDLLAGVWFGAFAPKDTPDEVIKTLEKTFKEIYDMPEVQEQWKKLNLQPSFLNSEEFSERVKQDAEKTYNILKELGKAK from the coding sequence ATGAAGAAGTTTTCCTTTGTGTTGTTAATACTAATATTAGTATTTGGTGTAGTGGGATGTACATCCAATACGCCTCAGACTGGACCGGAAAAACAAGAGGATCAAGGGGCACAAGCAGGTTACCCAACAAAAGCAATACAACTAATAGTACCTTATGCGGCTGGGGATAATTCGGACCTGAGCGCACGGACCATGGCGGACAGAGTTGGTTCAATATTGTCCCAACCAATGGTAGTAGTAAATAAACCGGGCGGCGGCGGAAGCATCGGTGCGGCCGAAGTTGCCAAGTCAGCTCCCGACGGACATTTGATATTAAATGGTTCCTATGGTTTAATTACAGCAAAACCCTATATGGAAGAAGTAGGCTTTAGCTATGAAAGCTTTAAACCTATTGCCCAATTTACGGAAATACCTCTTGCCCTAGCTGTAGGCAAGAATGCACCATTTAGAACATTACCAGAGTTTGTAGATTATGCAAAAGCAAATCCTGGAAAAGTAAGAGTTAGTGTACCGGGTGCCGGAACTATTCAGCATATTACCATGCTTGGTTTTTGCAAGGATTTGGGAATTGATATGAAAGTCATGCCCTATGAAGGCGGCGGTCCTGCCTTGACAGCAGTTCTTTCCAAGGATGTTGATGCAATATTCGTGGGAGCAGGTGTACTTGTAGGCCAATATACTTCCGGAGATATTAAAGTAATAGGTGCAACCAGCCCGGAACGACTTGACATCATGCCTGATGTGCCTACCTTTACAGAACAGGGGCATGATTTACTTGCCGGTGTGTGGTTTGGGGCTTTTGCTCCTAAAGATACTCCGGATGAAGTAATTAAAACCTTGGAAAAAACCTTTAAAGAAATTTATGATATGCCGGAAGTACAGGAGCAATGGAAAAAACTAAACCTGCAGCCATCCTTCTTGAATTCAGAAGAATTCTCTGAGCGGGTTAAACAGGATGCTGAAAAGACTTATAATATCTTAAAAGAATTAGGCAAAGCAAAATAA
- a CDS encoding UbiD family decarboxylase, with the protein MSQDLRKFISAYETAFPGEVLRINHEIDKRYEPTALIKELDKKNRQPIVIFNHIKDSSIPVVTNILASRNSIAFSLGIKEEELVKQCAKRVKNRFTPKVLPDAPFNDNYRTNEQINLYNFPIFTHYPVDAGPYITGGLVVARDPDTGAATCGYHRMQLKDKNKLGISLHSRKRLWDYYRRAEEAGKNLPAAVVFGVHPAISLGAMAVLPLDQGKFDVIGGLLDAPVELADCKDIDVQVPYWSEIVIEGEIMAGEREKEGPFAEFTNYAAFRSTENVFRVKSISYRNNPLFQSITGGMSAEHNNIMAVQREGDVLKSLNEGLPNIKKVNIPMSGCGFFHCYISMKKSAEGQPVQAIIKALSLDHNLKLVIVVDEDVDVSDETSVLWAVATRVQADRDVLIIPQHQGMGCTLDPSSDELSRSSKMGIDATKPLSGFSGTSLYLPEEQIEKMKKLLKNIGY; encoded by the coding sequence ATGTCACAGGATTTACGAAAATTTATAAGTGCATATGAGACTGCTTTTCCAGGAGAAGTATTAAGAATCAATCATGAAATAGACAAAAGATATGAACCTACTGCGTTAATAAAGGAGCTTGATAAGAAAAACAGGCAGCCGATTGTGATCTTCAATCATATTAAAGATTCAAGCATTCCGGTTGTTACAAATATTCTAGCCTCCAGGAACAGCATCGCATTTTCCCTAGGCATAAAAGAAGAAGAACTGGTAAAGCAATGTGCGAAAAGAGTAAAGAATAGATTTACGCCAAAGGTGCTGCCAGATGCTCCGTTTAATGATAATTATAGGACCAATGAGCAGATAAACCTATATAATTTCCCTATATTTACCCATTATCCCGTTGATGCGGGTCCATATATTACCGGAGGTTTAGTAGTTGCCAGGGATCCGGATACCGGAGCTGCCACATGTGGCTATCATAGAATGCAGTTAAAGGATAAAAACAAATTGGGCATAAGCCTGCATTCTCGAAAACGCCTATGGGATTATTACCGCAGAGCAGAAGAAGCGGGTAAGAATCTTCCGGCTGCTGTGGTATTTGGTGTTCATCCGGCCATATCATTGGGCGCAATGGCCGTATTGCCCTTAGACCAGGGTAAGTTTGACGTAATTGGTGGCTTGCTTGATGCACCTGTGGAGCTTGCTGATTGTAAAGATATTGATGTGCAAGTCCCATACTGGTCGGAGATTGTCATAGAGGGCGAAATCATGGCAGGTGAACGGGAGAAGGAAGGCCCATTTGCTGAGTTTACTAACTACGCTGCATTTAGGAGTACGGAAAATGTATTTAGGGTTAAATCAATATCTTATCGAAATAATCCTTTATTCCAATCGATTACAGGTGGTATGTCCGCCGAGCACAATAATATCATGGCGGTACAAAGAGAGGGCGATGTATTAAAATCCTTAAATGAAGGCTTGCCCAATATAAAAAAAGTAAATATTCCGATGTCAGGCTGCGGCTTTTTCCACTGTTATATTTCTATGAAAAAGTCTGCGGAAGGCCAGCCAGTGCAAGCCATTATAAAAGCTCTTTCCCTTGATCATAACCTTAAACTGGTTATCGTAGTTGATGAAGACGTTGATGTTTCTGACGAGACTAGTGTACTATGGGCGGTGGCAACCAGAGTACAGGCGGACAGGGATGTTTTAATTATTCCTCAGCACCAGGGAATGGGCTGTACGCTTGATCCTTCAAGTGATGAATTAAGCAGGTCATCTAAAATGGGCATTGATGCAACTAAACCCTTGAGTGGTTTTTCTGGTACGAGCTTATATTTACCTGAAGAGCAAATAGAAAAAATGAAAAAATTGCTGAAAAATATTGGATATTGA
- a CDS encoding type II toxin-antitoxin system YafQ family toxin, whose translation MKYEILSTGRFKKDLKTIIKRGYNIQLLQGVVSLLAAGIPLPEKNKDHMLTGDWTGHRECHITPDWLLIYRVDNDVLVLTLTRTGTHSDLF comes from the coding sequence ATGAAGTATGAGATTCTATCGACAGGTAGATTCAAAAAGGACTTAAAGACAATTATTAAGCGAGGATACAATATCCAGTTACTGCAGGGTGTTGTTTCTCTGTTGGCAGCCGGAATCCCGCTGCCGGAAAAAAATAAAGACCATATGTTAACAGGTGATTGGACCGGGCATAGGGAATGTCATATTACTCCCGACTGGCTTTTAATTTATAGGGTTGACAACGATGTTCTAGTTTTGACCCTTACCAGAACAGGTACTCACAGCGATTTGTTTTGA
- a CDS encoding type II toxin-antitoxin system RelB/DinJ family antitoxin encodes MSETTNLTIRIDKELKEQAEQLFSELGMNMTTALTVFVRQAVRQGKIPFEVSLNIPNSETIAAIEEANRISRDPSAKRYSSFEELIAEVQNEV; translated from the coding sequence ATGTCCGAAACCACAAATTTAACCATTCGCATAGATAAAGAACTTAAGGAGCAGGCAGAACAGCTTTTCTCTGAATTGGGTATGAATATGACGACGGCACTCACAGTCTTCGTCCGACAAGCTGTTCGGCAGGGGAAAATACCCTTTGAAGTTTCTTTGAATATTCCGAATTCGGAAACGATAGCGGCTATAGAAGAAGCCAATAGAATAAGCCGTGACCCAAGTGCAAAACGCTATTCAAGTTTTGAAGAACTGATAGCGGAGGTCCAGAATGAAGTATGA
- the rarD gene encoding EamA family transporter RarD, producing the protein MNKLMCALSERSQRMGVLYAILAYTIWGILPLFWKALKQIGAGEILASRILWSFVFSLLILIILRGLGDLKNAFSNGKTILSVSLGALFITANWFIYIWAVNSNRVIETSLGYYINPLFTVLLGVIVLKERIDRWQIVSLLLALLGVIIITVQYGRVPWVSLLLAISFGLYGLVKKLSNLTSIIGLTMETMIIAPLALGYIVYKQVEGTSSLVALSWEVSILVVLTGVVTAIPLLLFAQGAKCVPLSTLGFIQYLAPSIALILGIFLFKEDFSRVDLISFGLIWMALGIYSFSRKNFLDFSINKRFLRFFRV; encoded by the coding sequence TTGAATAAATTGATGTGTGCTCTAAGTGAACGATCTCAAAGGATGGGAGTCCTCTATGCAATTTTGGCTTATACGATTTGGGGAATCCTTCCCTTGTTTTGGAAAGCCTTGAAGCAAATCGGGGCAGGTGAAATACTTGCTTCCCGAATATTGTGGTCTTTCGTTTTTTCGTTGCTGATTCTCATAATCCTCAGAGGCTTAGGAGATCTCAAAAATGCTTTTTCAAACGGCAAAACCATATTAAGTGTGTCTCTGGGGGCCTTGTTCATTACTGCTAACTGGTTTATTTATATTTGGGCGGTTAACAGCAACCGGGTCATAGAGACAAGTCTGGGGTATTATATTAATCCCTTATTCACGGTTCTATTAGGTGTCATTGTTTTGAAAGAGCGGATCGATCGTTGGCAAATCGTCTCGTTATTATTAGCATTGTTAGGTGTCATTATCATTACGGTTCAATATGGAAGGGTTCCCTGGGTGTCCCTGTTGCTGGCAATTTCGTTTGGTTTATATGGGCTGGTTAAGAAGCTTTCAAATCTTACTTCAATTATCGGTCTGACCATGGAAACTATGATTATTGCCCCGCTGGCTTTAGGGTACATAGTTTATAAACAGGTTGAAGGAACGAGTTCATTAGTTGCCTTGTCTTGGGAGGTTTCAATACTGGTAGTACTTACGGGAGTGGTAACTGCCATACCCCTTTTATTATTTGCCCAGGGAGCCAAATGTGTACCCTTATCAACCCTGGGGTTTATTCAATATCTGGCTCCCAGCATTGCTCTTATCCTGGGGATCTTCTTGTTTAAAGAAGACTTTAGCAGGGTAGATTTAATCAGCTTCGGACTAATATGGATGGCCTTGGGGATATACTCTTTTTCGAGGAAGAATTTCCTTGATTTCAGTATTAATAAACGGTTTCTTAGATTTTTTCGTGTATAA
- a CDS encoding ABC transporter ATP-binding protein: MDHKLVIEQVGKVYSTKGGEMVALDRTSFKVKEGEFITILGPSGCGKSTILRIIAGLEEPSSGKVYLDGHEVKGPGAERGMVFQSYTLYPWLTVEDNIAFGLKLKGTSQKQCKEVAQHYLELIGLNGFEKHYPIQLSGGMKQRVAIARALANDPEILLMDEPFGALDAQTRSIMQEILLKAWEESKKTILFITHDVEESIFLADSVYVMTARPGRLKENIPVDLPRPRDYQMKNSSEFLNLKTRLLGLIREETLKAIK; the protein is encoded by the coding sequence TTGGATCACAAATTAGTCATTGAGCAGGTGGGCAAAGTATATTCGACCAAGGGCGGAGAAATGGTTGCTCTTGATCGAACCTCGTTTAAGGTAAAAGAAGGTGAGTTCATCACGATTCTCGGACCTTCAGGGTGCGGCAAATCCACCATATTACGGATCATAGCGGGACTTGAAGAACCAAGTTCGGGAAAGGTATACCTTGATGGACATGAGGTCAAAGGCCCGGGCGCTGAGCGAGGTATGGTATTCCAATCCTACACACTTTATCCTTGGTTAACTGTGGAAGATAATATTGCTTTTGGCTTAAAGCTTAAGGGAACCTCTCAAAAACAATGTAAAGAAGTGGCTCAGCATTATCTTGAGCTGATCGGATTAAACGGGTTTGAAAAACACTATCCCATCCAACTGTCCGGGGGGATGAAACAGCGGGTGGCGATTGCTCGTGCGCTGGCTAATGATCCGGAAATACTCTTAATGGATGAACCTTTTGGGGCCCTGGATGCTCAGACTCGGAGCATCATGCAGGAAATCCTGCTCAAAGCATGGGAGGAGTCAAAAAAGACGATTCTCTTTATCACCCACGATGTGGAGGAGTCCATCTTTTTAGCGGATTCTGTTTATGTTATGACAGCCAGACCAGGACGCTTAAAAGAGAACATTCCGGTTGATCTGCCCAGACCCCGGGATTATCAGATGAAGAACAGCTCAGAATTCCTAAATCTTAAGACGCGGTTACTGGGTCTTATTCGCGAAGAAACCTTGAAAGCCATTAAGTAA
- a CDS encoding ABC transporter permease has translation MWKNIFAPKKEISKPLYSSAGLLAFILFILMWSTLSYTGIVNPLFLPSPGKVIDTAIDLFAQGDIIADIGISFTRVSLGFLMAAMIGVPLGILMGTLRIAEGFFEPIMGFIRYMPASAFIPLFILWIGLGEGEKMSVIFFGTFFQLTLMVMDVTKNVQNELIEVSYTLGASKSQIFSKIILPASLPGIVDTLRITFGWAWTYLVVAEIVGASSGLGYMIMQSSRFLRPDKIFVGIIIIGLLGLMTDIIFKFIYRTSFSWMRKEGV, from the coding sequence ATGTGGAAAAATATCTTTGCTCCGAAAAAGGAAATCTCCAAGCCTCTTTATTCCTCGGCAGGACTCTTGGCCTTCATACTATTTATCCTTATGTGGTCAACACTTAGTTATACGGGAATTGTAAATCCTCTATTTCTGCCAAGTCCCGGGAAGGTCATTGATACGGCGATTGATCTGTTTGCTCAAGGGGATATCATCGCTGATATAGGAATCAGTTTTACAAGGGTGAGCTTGGGCTTTTTGATGGCTGCAATGATCGGGGTTCCCCTGGGGATTCTTATGGGGACGCTTCGCATCGCGGAAGGTTTTTTTGAACCCATCATGGGTTTTATTCGTTACATGCCTGCTTCAGCGTTTATCCCCTTGTTCATTCTGTGGATTGGTCTCGGTGAAGGGGAAAAAATGAGCGTCATTTTCTTTGGAACGTTTTTTCAGTTAACCCTGATGGTGATGGATGTCACCAAGAATGTTCAGAACGAATTAATTGAAGTATCTTATACCTTAGGAGCCAGTAAATCTCAGATCTTCAGCAAGATAATCCTGCCTGCATCTCTGCCGGGTATCGTAGATACTTTAAGAATTACCTTTGGGTGGGCCTGGACCTATTTAGTGGTCGCTGAAATTGTGGGTGCGTCGAGTGGTTTAGGGTATATGATCATGCAGTCCTCCAGATTCTTACGGCCTGATAAGATTTTTGTGGGTATCATAATCATTGGTTTATTAGGCCTCATGACAGATATTATTTTCAAGTTCATCTATCGAACTTCCTTCTCTTGGATGAGAAAGGAGGGAGTGTAA
- a CDS encoding ABC transporter substrate-binding protein, whose amino-acid sequence MKKIVSLILALVLVLGLAGCGASNTPKEQPKDGQASAEKTPLKVTLPTWTGYGPLFLAQEKGLFKKHGVDVELSIVDGLAERKQALAGGKVDGMATAQDVQVTLAASGIPVQVVWLLDDSFGGDGVLVKKEITSAADLKGKKVAFEVGSTSHLLMLTVLKKAGLTDKDVEVVPMSAGDAGAAFVAGKVDAAVTWEPWLSKGANADGKILVSTKDLPGIIVDSISFRQEIVEKRPDDVKAFVAAMAEAMDYWKANKDESDQIMAKGLKIDLQEFTSTVPGLKFLNKEDNKQIFGTSANPGSIYQATKNDIDFYVEQKIIEKAITPESIINSKFVEGL is encoded by the coding sequence ATGAAAAAAATTGTATCCCTGATTCTGGCTCTTGTTCTGGTACTTGGTTTAGCAGGTTGTGGTGCCTCGAATACCCCTAAAGAGCAACCTAAAGATGGTCAAGCTTCGGCGGAAAAAACACCCTTAAAAGTGACATTGCCAACTTGGACCGGTTATGGCCCCTTATTCCTTGCTCAAGAAAAAGGACTCTTTAAAAAACACGGTGTGGATGTTGAGCTGAGCATTGTCGATGGTTTGGCGGAGCGCAAGCAAGCTTTAGCCGGCGGCAAGGTTGACGGCATGGCAACGGCTCAAGACGTTCAAGTAACACTGGCTGCTTCGGGAATTCCTGTTCAGGTTGTCTGGCTGTTAGATGATTCTTTCGGCGGGGACGGGGTCTTAGTAAAGAAAGAAATCACATCAGCTGCGGATTTAAAAGGAAAGAAAGTTGCTTTTGAAGTCGGTTCAACAAGTCACTTGCTGATGCTGACGGTATTAAAGAAAGCGGGATTAACAGATAAGGATGTCGAAGTTGTACCCATGTCTGCCGGAGACGCCGGAGCCGCTTTTGTAGCCGGTAAAGTCGATGCGGCGGTCACTTGGGAACCATGGCTCTCTAAAGGAGCAAATGCCGATGGCAAGATATTAGTGTCTACGAAGGATCTCCCAGGGATTATCGTTGACAGCATTAGCTTCAGACAGGAAATCGTTGAAAAACGTCCGGACGATGTTAAGGCCTTTGTTGCCGCAATGGCAGAGGCCATGGACTATTGGAAGGCCAATAAAGACGAATCCGATCAAATTATGGCAAAAGGCCTAAAAATTGATTTGCAAGAGTTTACCTCTACAGTTCCTGGTCTCAAGTTCCTTAATAAAGAAGACAACAAACAGATATTTGGAACAAGTGCCAATCCAGGTTCGATCTATCAGGCAACCAAGAATGATATTGATTTCTATGTCGAGCAAAAGATCATCGAGAAAGCTATTACTCCGGAAAGTATCATCAATTCCAAGTTTGTTGAAGGACTTTAG
- the hisC gene encoding histidinol-phosphate transaminase — protein sequence MNINNIVRKVYPKLTPYKCKLADLPVEEIKAILGKETVYKLSFNESPLSPSPKAIQAMTESLGKLNLYPSSSGDPIMKKIAEIEGVGPEQVILSNGADEMIILIAQTFLEPEDEVIIPKLSFIQYLAATNLMGATPVFSQMNEDLSYDLDDILSKITSKTKVIFLCNPNNPTGTIMPKHELVKFLSKVPEQILVVIDEAYQEYAGLPEFESGVRHLNQHRFLFVVRTFSKAYSLAGARLGYGIGTPEVIAAINHVRPPFNVNAVVQAGALASLDDFEHLQKAKVLNDQGKQLIYEAAESLGLPYLKSYTNFVYIDTKIDSDLVFEKLAEYGVIVRTLKGYGLDTSIRVSVGKQEEVLAFVESFKEIMLQA from the coding sequence ATGAACATAAACAACATCGTCCGCAAGGTTTATCCTAAGTTAACACCTTATAAGTGCAAGCTGGCGGATCTACCAGTCGAAGAGATTAAAGCGATCCTCGGAAAAGAGACGGTCTACAAGTTATCCTTCAATGAAAGTCCTTTAAGCCCGTCGCCTAAGGCGATCCAAGCCATGACAGAGTCCCTTGGCAAGCTAAACCTTTATCCCAGTTCGTCAGGCGATCCGATTATGAAGAAAATCGCTGAGATTGAGGGAGTCGGCCCGGAGCAGGTTATTCTCTCCAATGGTGCTGATGAGATGATTATCCTCATTGCCCAAACCTTTTTAGAGCCGGAAGATGAAGTCATCATACCAAAGCTAAGTTTCATTCAATACCTTGCGGCCACGAATCTCATGGGAGCGACACCCGTCTTTTCTCAAATGAACGAGGATCTCTCCTATGACTTAGACGATATACTGAGCAAAATAACCTCGAAGACTAAGGTTATCTTCTTGTGTAATCCGAATAATCCAACCGGTACCATCATGCCTAAGCATGAGCTTGTAAAGTTTTTAAGCAAAGTACCGGAGCAAATCCTCGTCGTTATCGACGAAGCTTACCAGGAATACGCTGGTTTACCCGAATTCGAATCCGGGGTTCGTCATTTAAATCAGCACAGATTCCTCTTTGTAGTCCGTACTTTTTCCAAGGCTTACTCATTGGCCGGTGCGAGGCTTGGATATGGTATCGGGACCCCGGAGGTGATCGCTGCCATCAATCATGTTCGCCCGCCCTTTAACGTCAATGCAGTTGTTCAGGCGGGAGCCTTAGCGAGCTTGGATGATTTTGAGCATCTTCAAAAGGCGAAGGTCCTCAATGATCAGGGTAAACAGTTGATTTATGAAGCTGCTGAATCATTGGGATTACCCTATCTGAAAAGCTATACTAATTTTGTTTACATTGATACCAAAATCGATAGTGATCTGGTTTTTGAAAAATTAGCAGAGTATGGTGTGATCGTAAGAACGCTCAAGGGTTATGGTCTGGATACCTCCATTCGTGTATCCGTAGGAAAGCAAGAAGAAGTCCTTGCTTTTGTTGAATCCTTTAAGGAAATAATGCTCCAAGCGTAA